A region of Argentina anserina chromosome 5, drPotAnse1.1, whole genome shotgun sequence DNA encodes the following proteins:
- the LOC126795083 gene encoding uncharacterized protein LOC126795083, with protein MKQGLEILKAVAQAWQSHSGSSRPMSEFDARRRNYQGRLPSRFKLEAMRKAATSSASDGGNNAKWDFGQSLWDDYEIVAVSKRLESGLVLDGELEGCSDRVHRRRRESKNSLRSLFDRMSSRRYTEADIPHTDDT; from the coding sequence ATGAAACAAGGACTTGAAATCCTCAAGGCTGTGGCACAAGCCTGGCAGAGCCACTCCGGCAGCTCTAGGCCCATGTCGGAATTCGACGCCCGCCGGAGAAACTACCAGGGCAGGTTACCGTCACGGTTCAAGCTCGAAGCGATGAGAAAGGCAGCAACATCTTCAGCTAGTGACGGTGGTAATAATGCAAAATGGGACTTTGGGCAGTCACTGTGGGAtgattatgagattgtggCAGTGTCCAAAAGGTTAGAGTCAGGGTTAGTGCTTGATGGTGAGCTAGAGGGTTGTTCGGATAGAGTCCATCGGAGGCGTAGAGAGAGCAAGAACAGCCTTAGGAGTTTGTTTGATAGAATGTCTTCAAGGAGATATACCGAGGCTGATATACCACACACTGATGACACTTAA